The Candidatus Poribacteria bacterium genomic interval TATGAGGAAATTTGCAACCGATTTTTTCTTCGCTTTCCGAGCATAATCAAGGGGTGTTTTACCGTCGGTATCGCGGCTATTAATGTCGCCACCGTGTCCGATTAACAACCCTATCTGGTTTTTGCCAACCCCTTTTTGCGCGATGATGTGCATGGGGGTACGTCCCTTGTCATCCGTTACGTTTGGATCTGCCCCGTTTGCTAATAAACAAGCGACACCATTCGTTAAACCGCGTTGCGCGACCCAATGCAGGGGTGTCCACAAACCACGCCGATGTTTCCGACGCGCGTTGATGTCCCACCCCGTGGCAAGCAACTTTTTCACCAATGTATCAAACCGCTTAGGTCCCTGCCCGACAAGTACATACCAATCCCGAAAGTTGATTTCATAACCTGAGTCAATGAGCAGATCAACGATTGCGGGTTGTTGGGATTGAAGTGCTATCTCAAGCAGCGGCATGGTAGGTCCGACCTGATATGCATAGACATGCCCACCCGGAACTTCATCCGTTTGTTCTGGTGCCCTCAACGTTGGTATCACGTAGCCTTTAGGGGATTTCACATTAACCCTGAGATTGAGGCGTTCCGGTTTTTTTTCAAATTCTGCCCTGGCACGTTCAACATCACCCATCACACAATAGAGGACAACATCCGCCTCGGCACCCTGTTCAAGGAGATAGCGACACACCTCGGGCCGTCTTCTCATCGTCCATTGTGCTGGCGTGCCGTAATGGTCGCGGTCCCGCAGGTTTATGTCTGCGCCGTGCGTGAGCAGGAGTTTCGCGATTCGGGGAGTCGCGGCGAAATGGAGTGGAGACATACCGTCAGACCCCAGTGCGTTGACAACTTCAGGGGCTTCGTGAATCAGTTCGGCGAGTTCCTCGAACATGTCCAAACCTGCGGCGGCGTGTGCGTCGATTGTCGCGCCTCGTTCTATCAGGTATTCGGCGAGTTCTCTGTTGTAGTTCAGCATGGAGCCGGTGACGTGGTGTAATGCCGAGGTGCCGCCTGCCCACCAACTGCTTTTGACATCAATATCCGCGCCAGCGTCAAGCAGCACTTCAATGAGTTCACGATTGCCGGACGCGGCGGCACATACAATCGCGGGAGCATCGAAACTGAACCACGGTGCATCGATGTGCGCAGCAAGCACTTCATCAGTCGCCAGTAGGTGCTTGACTGTATCCACATCGCCATCCTGTACGGCAGTGATAAACGGTTGCTTGTTCGTCATAAAAATTTCCCTTCTCTATACATGTTTTTGCTAAATATTCTTTAACTATTTTACCCGATTAGATTATTAAATGTCAAGTAAAATTAAGTTGCCATATAGACGTTTAATTTTTAGTTTTCTATGAACTTCTTTCGCTTTTTTGCGGAATTATGCATCTATTTCAGCCGTAAGTCGCGTCACTATATGTTTGATTGCGAAATCATGAAATTATCCCTTTCTGGAGATGACCGATGAAAAACGAGGATGTTGAACTGATCCAGCGCGTTCTCGCAGGCGATGATAACGCCTTCTCTGCACTCGTTAGAAAATACCAGAAGCCGGTTCACGCGCTTGTGTGGCGGAAAGTCGGAGA includes:
- a CDS encoding ankyrin repeat domain-containing protein, with the translated sequence MTNKQPFITAVQDGDVDTVKHLLATDEVLAAHIDAPWFSFDAPAIVCAAASGNRELIEVLLDAGADIDVKSSWWAGGTSALHHVTGSMLNYNRELAEYLIERGATIDAHAAAGLDMFEELAELIHEAPEVVNALGSDGMSPLHFAATPRIAKLLLTHGADINLRDRDHYGTPAQWTMRRRPEVCRYLLEQGAEADVVLYCVMGDVERARAEFEKKPERLNLRVNVKSPKGYVIPTLRAPEQTDEVPGGHVYAYQVGPTMPLLEIALQSQQPAIVDLLIDSGYEINFRDWYVLVGQGPKRFDTLVKKLLATGWDINARRKHRRGLWTPLHWVAQRGLTNGVACLLANGADPNVTDDKGRTPMHIIAQKGVGKNQIGLLIGHGGDINSRDTDGKTPLDYARKAKKKSVANFLIEYAHRA